A stretch of Vespula vulgaris chromosome 15, iyVesVulg1.1, whole genome shotgun sequence DNA encodes these proteins:
- the LOC127069346 gene encoding uncharacterized protein LOC127069346 isoform X1 translates to MSLTRSSKRDSLRGCEKVSDKILYPTVNSLALKRARLPLQLHDGGTDIETQEEMKKDSGLVHRESKRTGLMAKARSSPPRKYRAKIEMMVETRRNETLESAAESVEIATSTLTDSEKDEERVRLKEEIKKGRMAGSEEKKNESSGLRERRCSYSSEDYEKVDVKSQCYPEAFVERDFDVNESFHRKKITGISKSTYDIESISFSSDEEKNSLRNNKKKKKKKKKRQFARNVLHYVPGYPGKRHKQPTKKKKKHHRFATSFDSRARSLDEKDETSIEENQDFSRPRSLSRFELKYVMISAPSNFVHVASATNSRLMSNEKTAGSKLERSIITHEEKSANLPLLLRGKEVGKSTSRLVGEETSMGTDVRHVNAAYVEIKRTSLGNAEERTAELVDPCQSVKIERDDRETRISYEPILRTNVSFLWSDRTRNFLDNKNEQARLSSSLVEKDEETFEERSEEPYDDVGPPLSKSFPQEDDYDDVGPSSTCTEENTLGDGRYAKDDTYDDVSVPIFNNIEEKVETLLEDNEKEGSSINNDYSSLEGAEDEKYIYDDVGLPVGEERVNSLYGDSMMAASFMGTILTNGKESEWEDVDDFANALPCLCRHDCTCEKNGERCNTWAKKKAGQRSGKKWKRRRSRRSRKSSACSARTRHDSVVDVAITGSALLLVNHLEKKEGGWRSPENSELDGESVGSKTQGLVQMRLVDLDEDTDMQEASCYVHEESASEDSTYESLRFCQPDDFGTDSESETTGLVNGPDLRAKDRGENTTNGNIYLEAPAKPIPPPPRESSLTETLGRRIKMLRRTWSITKGSLGRIRRRTFVEEEQASEESKDLANVHHQLPDNGKYFSFRKHFRKNLTSFSTFYLNDSNGICTSRNNNNNGTTKETIYGNTNWYAWSGTTKINNDCESSSRDVDHYSVLADQEPLYQFYEAAVARVAFESDSDGYEEVEDLNPPPLATDFVKPGQRTLWCQTPQVVRSGLLQRLTPEEKKIQEAKFEILTSEASYLNSLRVLDNEFLRNHELTNEILTASEKDKLFAGVPAVIKASERLLADLEIIWKEDPTLQNLPDILLEHSGKYLDIFVGYCSNQIKIDTTLKELRARKGSKFVEAVTQIESRPECQSLPLNSFLMLPMQRITRLPLLADAVLSKLSMESTDRSSWEKVLSTFSYVASECNEGARAAAQEAEMETITRKLEYSPKIKSLGLKNRHLIKRGPVIQLTMKADMEYKLTFGKKFNKTPLYLFLLTDYLLVTKIKHNTHDEAYIVTDVCKRNLLALESVSEDSPFAGRNAMMLTLLENYCGKQAEYVLTCESNTERERWLEAISPPKRETVGETLYEAWDCPQVMALYSYSPNQSDELSLQPGDVINVLRKMTDGWYHGEKLLNGEQGWFPANYTKEVASEHVRARNLKQRHRLLALTRSVLQKRAKQNLAIY, encoded by the exons ATGAGTTTAACAAGAAGCTCCAAAAGAGATTCCCTTCGTGGATGCGAAAAGGTGTCGGACAAAATTCTTTATCCCACGGTAAATAGTTTAGCCTTGAAGAGAGCGAGATTACCGTTGCAACTTCACGATGGTGGTACGGATATCGAGACGCAGGAGGAGATGAAAAAGGATTCGGGGCTAGTCCATCGGGAAAGCAAACGAACGGGTTTAATG GCTAAAGCCAGGAGCAGCCCACCTCGAAAATACCGCGCGAAAATCGAAATGATGGTCGAAACGAGACGAAACGAGACACTTGAGAGTGCCGCCGAATCGGTCGAGATCGCCACCAGCACCCTAACCGATAGCGAAAAAGACGAGGAGCGTGTACGTTTGAAAGAAGAGATCAAAAAGGGGAGAATGGCCGgttcggaggaaaaaaagaacgaatcgaGTGGCCTCAGGGAGAGACGTTGCTCGTATTCTTCGGAGGATTACGAAAAAGTCGACGTTAAAAGTCAATGTTACCCGGAAGCCTTCGTAGAACGTGACTTCGATGTCAACGAGAGCTTTCACCGCAAAAAGATCACGGGAATATCTAAATCGACGTATGACATAGAGTCGATATCGTTTTCCAGCGACGAGGAGAAAAATAGTCTACGgaacaataagaaaaagaagaagaaaaaaaagaagagacagtTTGCTAGAAACGTATTGCACTATGTACCAGGATATCCGGGCAAACGTCACAAGCAaccaacgaagaagaagaaaaagcatcATCGTTTCGCCACGTCGTTCGACTCACGAGCAAGATCCTTGGACGAAAAGGACGAAACGAGTATCGAAGAGAATCAGGACTTTTCGCGACCGAGGAGTCTCTCGAGATTCGAATTGAAGTACGTCATGATTTCGGCGCCATCGAACTTCGTTCACGTTGCTTCGGCTACCAATTCGCGCTTGATGTCGAATGAAAAGACCGCCGGCTCGAAATTAGAGCGATCGATTATCACCCACGAGGAAAAATCCGCTAACTTGCCTCTCCTCCTACGAGGGAAAGAAGTTGGCAAAAGTACAAGTCGGCTTGTCGGCGAAGAAACGTCTATGGGAACCGACGTACGAC ATGTCAACGCGGCCTAcgtagagataaaaaggaCGTCCCTAGGCAATGCGGAGGAACGTACGGCCGAACTCGTGGATCCTTGCCAATCGGTGAAAATCGAAAGGGACGATCGCGAGACGAGAATTTCTTACGAGCCTATATTACGCACCAACGTCAGTTTTCTTTGGAGCGATCGAACGAGGAATTTCTTGGACAACAAGAACGAGCAAGCTCGACTTTCTTCTTCGCTCgtagaaaaggacgaagagacGTTTGAAGAGAGGTCCGAGGAACCGTACGACGACGTGGGACCACCGCTGTCCAAGTCCTTCCCTCAG GAAGACGATTACGACGATGTGGGACCATCTTCGACATGCACCGAAGAAAATACGCTTGGCGATGGAAGATACGCGAAGGATGACACGTACGACGACGTTTCGGTGccaattttcaataatatcgaagaaaaagtcgAAACGTTGTTGGAAGataacgagaaagaaggaagctCGATTAACAATGATTATTCCAGTCTCGAGGGTGCCGAGGACGAGAAGTATATTTACGATGACGTTGGTCTTCCCGTTGGCGAGGAACGCGTCAACAGCCTCTATGGGGATTCCATGATGGCCGCCTCTTTTATGGGAACGATCCTGACGAACGGCAAAGAATCCGAGTGGGAGGACGTGGACGATTTTGCGAACGCGTTACCTTGCCTCTGTCGACACGACTGCACATG TGAAAAGAATGGCGAACGGTGCAATACGTGGGCTAAAAAGAAGGCTGGACAACGGTCCGGTAAAAAGTGGAAGAGACGACGTTCGAGGAGATCTAGGAAAAGCTCGGCATGCTCCGCGCGAACACGCCACGACTCTGTCGTTGACG TGGCCATCACCGGTTCCGCTCTGTTACTGGTCAATCatttggaaaaaaaggaagggggATGGAGATCACCGGAAAATTCGGAATTGGATGGAGAGTCCGTTGGTTCGAAGACCCAAGGCCTCGTCCAAATGAGACTCGTGGATCTTGACGAAGACACGGATATGCAGGAGGCATCGTGTTACGTTCACGAAG AAAGCGCCTCGGAAGATAGCACGTACGAGAGTCTTCGTTTTTGCCAACCGGACGACTTCGGTACGGATTCGGAAAGCGAAACGACGGGGCTCGTAAACGGGCCCGATCTTCGTGCCAAGGATCGAGGTGAAAATACTACTAATGGGAATATTTACCTGGAGGCTCCCGCGAAACCGATACCACCGCCTCCGAGAGAATCTAGTCTGACGGAAACTTTGGGTAGAAGAATAAAGATGTTACGAAGAACCTGGAGCATCACCAAGGGCAGTCTTGGTCGAATTCGAAGAAGAACGTTCGTCGAGGAAGAGCAAGCTTCCGAAGAAAGCAAGGACCTTGCCAACGTACACCATCAACTGCCGgacaatggaaaatattttagcTTTAGAAAACATTTCCGAAAAAACCTTACCAGTTTTTCGACCTTTTATCTAAACGATAGCAACGGCATTTGCACCTcgaggaataataataataatggtaccACCAAAGAGACCATTTATGGAAATACCAATTGGTACGCGTGGTCTGGTACGACGAAAATTAATAACGACTGCGAATCTTCGTCTCGAGACGTCG ATCACTACAGCGTTTTGGCGGACCAAGAACCTTTGTATCAATTTTATGAGGCAGCCGTTGCACGCGTGGCCTTCGAATCGGATTCCGATGGATACGAggaa GTAGAAGATTTAAATCCTCCTCCGCTTGCTACGGATTTTGTAAAACCAGGACAACGAACCTTGTGGTGTCAAACGCCGCAAGTTGTACGTAGCGGACTCTTAC AGAGATTAACcccggaagaaaagaaaatacaagaagCCAAGTTTGAGATCCTTACGTCGGAAGCCTCCTACTTGAATTCGCTTCGTGTTCTTGACAacgaatttcttcgaaatcacgagttaacgaatgaaattttgaCGGCTTCTGAAAAAGATAAACTATTTGCCGGAGTACCTGCTGTGATTAAAGCATCGGAAAGATTATTGGCGGATCTAGAAATAATATGGAAGGAAGATCCTACCTTACAAAATTTGCCTGACATTTTACTTGAACACTCGggaaaatatttagatatattcgTCGGATATTGCtctaatcaaattaaaatagatacgACGTTGAAAGAATTGAG aGCGAGGAAAGGCTCCAAATTCGTAGAGGCTGTCACGCAAATAGAGTCCCGTCCTGAATGTCAAAGTTTGCCATTAAATTCGTTCCTTATGTTACCGATGCAACGTATTACAAG ACTCCCATTGTTGGCCGATGCGGTACTTTCCAAATTATCTATGGAAAGTACGGACAGATCCTCGTGGGAAAAAGTTCTGTCGACTTTCAGTTATGTCGCGTCGGAGTGTAACGAGGGTGCACGTGCTGCGGCTCAAGAAGCAGAAATGGAAACGATAACGAG AAAATTGGAATATTCGCCAAAAATTAAGTCGTTGGGATTAAAAAATcgacatttaattaaaagaggaCCCGTTATACAGTTAACTATGAAGGCAGATATGGAATATAAGCTTACATTTGGGAAGAAGTTCAACAAAACACCGCTGTACCTTTTCCTACTTACAGATTATCTTCTAGTCACAAAGATTAAACACAA TACTCACGACGAAGCTTACATCGTCACAGATGTTTGCAAAAGAAATCTTCTTGCCTTGGAATCAGTTTCCGAAGACTCGCCCTTCGCTGGTCGCAATGCGATGATGTTAACTCTGTTGGAAAATTATTGTGGTAAACAAGCCGAATACGTTTTAACCTGTGAAAGCAatacggaaagagaaaggtggTTGGAAGCTATTTCGCCACCTAAACGGGAAACAGTCGGGGAAACGCTTTACGAAGCCTGGGACTGTCCTCAAGTAATGGCTCTGTATTCTTATTCGCCGAACCAATCCGATGAGCTTTCATTGCAACCAG GAGACGTTATAAACGTACTGAGAAAAATGACGGACGGCTGGTATCATGGCGAAAAGCTATTGAACGGAGAACAAGGTTGGTTTCCTGCTAATTATACGAAAGAAGTTGCCTCTGAACACGTCCGTGCGAGAAATTTGAAGCAGAGGCATCGTCTATTGGCCCTTACGCGTAgcgttttacaaaaaagagCAAAACAAAACCTGGCCATTTATTGA
- the LOC127069346 gene encoding uncharacterized protein LOC127069346 isoform X2 has product MSLTRSSKRDSLRGCEKVSDKILYPTVNSLALKRARLPLQLHDGGTDIETQEEMKKDSGLVHRESKRTGLMAKARSSPPRKYRAKIEMMVETRRNETLESAAESVEIATSTLTDSEKDEERVRLKEEIKKGRMAGSEEKKNESSGLRERRCSYSSEDYEKVDVKSQCYPEAFVERDFDVNESFHRKKITGISKSTYDIESISFSSDEEKNSLRNNKKKKKKKKKRQFARNVLHYVPGYPGKRHKQPTKKKKKHHRFATSFDSRARSLDEKDETSIEENQDFSRPRSLSRFELKYVMISAPSNFVHVASATNSRLMSNEKTAGSKLERSIITHEEKSANLPLLLRGKEVGKSTSRLVGEETSMGTDVRHVNAAYVEIKRTSLGNAEERTAELVDPCQSVKIERDDRETRISYEPILRTNVSFLWSDRTRNFLDNKNEQARLSSSLVEKDEETFEERSEEPYDDVGPPLSKSFPQEDDYDDVGPSSTCTEENTLGDGRYAKDDTYDDVSVPIFNNIEEKVETLLEDNEKEGSSINNDYSSLEGAEDEKYIYDDVGLPVGEERVNSLYGDSMMAASFMGTILTNGKESEWEDVDDFANALPCLCRHDCTCEKNGERCNTWAKKKAGQRSGKKWKRRRSRRSRKSSACSARTRHDSVVDESASEDSTYESLRFCQPDDFGTDSESETTGLVNGPDLRAKDRGENTTNGNIYLEAPAKPIPPPPRESSLTETLGRRIKMLRRTWSITKGSLGRIRRRTFVEEEQASEESKDLANVHHQLPDNGKYFSFRKHFRKNLTSFSTFYLNDSNGICTSRNNNNNGTTKETIYGNTNWYAWSGTTKINNDCESSSRDVDHYSVLADQEPLYQFYEAAVARVAFESDSDGYEEVEDLNPPPLATDFVKPGQRTLWCQTPQVVRSGLLQRLTPEEKKIQEAKFEILTSEASYLNSLRVLDNEFLRNHELTNEILTASEKDKLFAGVPAVIKASERLLADLEIIWKEDPTLQNLPDILLEHSGKYLDIFVGYCSNQIKIDTTLKELRARKGSKFVEAVTQIESRPECQSLPLNSFLMLPMQRITRLPLLADAVLSKLSMESTDRSSWEKVLSTFSYVASECNEGARAAAQEAEMETITRKLEYSPKIKSLGLKNRHLIKRGPVIQLTMKADMEYKLTFGKKFNKTPLYLFLLTDYLLVTKIKHNTHDEAYIVTDVCKRNLLALESVSEDSPFAGRNAMMLTLLENYCGKQAEYVLTCESNTERERWLEAISPPKRETVGETLYEAWDCPQVMALYSYSPNQSDELSLQPGDVINVLRKMTDGWYHGEKLLNGEQGWFPANYTKEVASEHVRARNLKQRHRLLALTRSVLQKRAKQNLAIY; this is encoded by the exons ATGAGTTTAACAAGAAGCTCCAAAAGAGATTCCCTTCGTGGATGCGAAAAGGTGTCGGACAAAATTCTTTATCCCACGGTAAATAGTTTAGCCTTGAAGAGAGCGAGATTACCGTTGCAACTTCACGATGGTGGTACGGATATCGAGACGCAGGAGGAGATGAAAAAGGATTCGGGGCTAGTCCATCGGGAAAGCAAACGAACGGGTTTAATG GCTAAAGCCAGGAGCAGCCCACCTCGAAAATACCGCGCGAAAATCGAAATGATGGTCGAAACGAGACGAAACGAGACACTTGAGAGTGCCGCCGAATCGGTCGAGATCGCCACCAGCACCCTAACCGATAGCGAAAAAGACGAGGAGCGTGTACGTTTGAAAGAAGAGATCAAAAAGGGGAGAATGGCCGgttcggaggaaaaaaagaacgaatcgaGTGGCCTCAGGGAGAGACGTTGCTCGTATTCTTCGGAGGATTACGAAAAAGTCGACGTTAAAAGTCAATGTTACCCGGAAGCCTTCGTAGAACGTGACTTCGATGTCAACGAGAGCTTTCACCGCAAAAAGATCACGGGAATATCTAAATCGACGTATGACATAGAGTCGATATCGTTTTCCAGCGACGAGGAGAAAAATAGTCTACGgaacaataagaaaaagaagaagaaaaaaaagaagagacagtTTGCTAGAAACGTATTGCACTATGTACCAGGATATCCGGGCAAACGTCACAAGCAaccaacgaagaagaagaaaaagcatcATCGTTTCGCCACGTCGTTCGACTCACGAGCAAGATCCTTGGACGAAAAGGACGAAACGAGTATCGAAGAGAATCAGGACTTTTCGCGACCGAGGAGTCTCTCGAGATTCGAATTGAAGTACGTCATGATTTCGGCGCCATCGAACTTCGTTCACGTTGCTTCGGCTACCAATTCGCGCTTGATGTCGAATGAAAAGACCGCCGGCTCGAAATTAGAGCGATCGATTATCACCCACGAGGAAAAATCCGCTAACTTGCCTCTCCTCCTACGAGGGAAAGAAGTTGGCAAAAGTACAAGTCGGCTTGTCGGCGAAGAAACGTCTATGGGAACCGACGTACGAC ATGTCAACGCGGCCTAcgtagagataaaaaggaCGTCCCTAGGCAATGCGGAGGAACGTACGGCCGAACTCGTGGATCCTTGCCAATCGGTGAAAATCGAAAGGGACGATCGCGAGACGAGAATTTCTTACGAGCCTATATTACGCACCAACGTCAGTTTTCTTTGGAGCGATCGAACGAGGAATTTCTTGGACAACAAGAACGAGCAAGCTCGACTTTCTTCTTCGCTCgtagaaaaggacgaagagacGTTTGAAGAGAGGTCCGAGGAACCGTACGACGACGTGGGACCACCGCTGTCCAAGTCCTTCCCTCAG GAAGACGATTACGACGATGTGGGACCATCTTCGACATGCACCGAAGAAAATACGCTTGGCGATGGAAGATACGCGAAGGATGACACGTACGACGACGTTTCGGTGccaattttcaataatatcgaagaaaaagtcgAAACGTTGTTGGAAGataacgagaaagaaggaagctCGATTAACAATGATTATTCCAGTCTCGAGGGTGCCGAGGACGAGAAGTATATTTACGATGACGTTGGTCTTCCCGTTGGCGAGGAACGCGTCAACAGCCTCTATGGGGATTCCATGATGGCCGCCTCTTTTATGGGAACGATCCTGACGAACGGCAAAGAATCCGAGTGGGAGGACGTGGACGATTTTGCGAACGCGTTACCTTGCCTCTGTCGACACGACTGCACATG TGAAAAGAATGGCGAACGGTGCAATACGTGGGCTAAAAAGAAGGCTGGACAACGGTCCGGTAAAAAGTGGAAGAGACGACGTTCGAGGAGATCTAGGAAAAGCTCGGCATGCTCCGCGCGAACACGCCACGACTCTGTCGTTGACG AAAGCGCCTCGGAAGATAGCACGTACGAGAGTCTTCGTTTTTGCCAACCGGACGACTTCGGTACGGATTCGGAAAGCGAAACGACGGGGCTCGTAAACGGGCCCGATCTTCGTGCCAAGGATCGAGGTGAAAATACTACTAATGGGAATATTTACCTGGAGGCTCCCGCGAAACCGATACCACCGCCTCCGAGAGAATCTAGTCTGACGGAAACTTTGGGTAGAAGAATAAAGATGTTACGAAGAACCTGGAGCATCACCAAGGGCAGTCTTGGTCGAATTCGAAGAAGAACGTTCGTCGAGGAAGAGCAAGCTTCCGAAGAAAGCAAGGACCTTGCCAACGTACACCATCAACTGCCGgacaatggaaaatattttagcTTTAGAAAACATTTCCGAAAAAACCTTACCAGTTTTTCGACCTTTTATCTAAACGATAGCAACGGCATTTGCACCTcgaggaataataataataatggtaccACCAAAGAGACCATTTATGGAAATACCAATTGGTACGCGTGGTCTGGTACGACGAAAATTAATAACGACTGCGAATCTTCGTCTCGAGACGTCG ATCACTACAGCGTTTTGGCGGACCAAGAACCTTTGTATCAATTTTATGAGGCAGCCGTTGCACGCGTGGCCTTCGAATCGGATTCCGATGGATACGAggaa GTAGAAGATTTAAATCCTCCTCCGCTTGCTACGGATTTTGTAAAACCAGGACAACGAACCTTGTGGTGTCAAACGCCGCAAGTTGTACGTAGCGGACTCTTAC AGAGATTAACcccggaagaaaagaaaatacaagaagCCAAGTTTGAGATCCTTACGTCGGAAGCCTCCTACTTGAATTCGCTTCGTGTTCTTGACAacgaatttcttcgaaatcacgagttaacgaatgaaattttgaCGGCTTCTGAAAAAGATAAACTATTTGCCGGAGTACCTGCTGTGATTAAAGCATCGGAAAGATTATTGGCGGATCTAGAAATAATATGGAAGGAAGATCCTACCTTACAAAATTTGCCTGACATTTTACTTGAACACTCGggaaaatatttagatatattcgTCGGATATTGCtctaatcaaattaaaatagatacgACGTTGAAAGAATTGAG aGCGAGGAAAGGCTCCAAATTCGTAGAGGCTGTCACGCAAATAGAGTCCCGTCCTGAATGTCAAAGTTTGCCATTAAATTCGTTCCTTATGTTACCGATGCAACGTATTACAAG ACTCCCATTGTTGGCCGATGCGGTACTTTCCAAATTATCTATGGAAAGTACGGACAGATCCTCGTGGGAAAAAGTTCTGTCGACTTTCAGTTATGTCGCGTCGGAGTGTAACGAGGGTGCACGTGCTGCGGCTCAAGAAGCAGAAATGGAAACGATAACGAG AAAATTGGAATATTCGCCAAAAATTAAGTCGTTGGGATTAAAAAATcgacatttaattaaaagaggaCCCGTTATACAGTTAACTATGAAGGCAGATATGGAATATAAGCTTACATTTGGGAAGAAGTTCAACAAAACACCGCTGTACCTTTTCCTACTTACAGATTATCTTCTAGTCACAAAGATTAAACACAA TACTCACGACGAAGCTTACATCGTCACAGATGTTTGCAAAAGAAATCTTCTTGCCTTGGAATCAGTTTCCGAAGACTCGCCCTTCGCTGGTCGCAATGCGATGATGTTAACTCTGTTGGAAAATTATTGTGGTAAACAAGCCGAATACGTTTTAACCTGTGAAAGCAatacggaaagagaaaggtggTTGGAAGCTATTTCGCCACCTAAACGGGAAACAGTCGGGGAAACGCTTTACGAAGCCTGGGACTGTCCTCAAGTAATGGCTCTGTATTCTTATTCGCCGAACCAATCCGATGAGCTTTCATTGCAACCAG GAGACGTTATAAACGTACTGAGAAAAATGACGGACGGCTGGTATCATGGCGAAAAGCTATTGAACGGAGAACAAGGTTGGTTTCCTGCTAATTATACGAAAGAAGTTGCCTCTGAACACGTCCGTGCGAGAAATTTGAAGCAGAGGCATCGTCTATTGGCCCTTACGCGTAgcgttttacaaaaaagagCAAAACAAAACCTGGCCATTTATTGA
- the LOC127069375 gene encoding acyl-CoA-binding protein homolog, protein MSLDQKFEAAETAVKALTKRPTDEELLELYALYKQATIGDCDTPKPGIFDLKGKAKWEAWKSKKGNSKEAAKEAYIKHVGELMEKYK, encoded by the exons ATGTCTCTCGATCAG AAATTCGAAGCAGCCGAAACAGCGGTAAAAGCTCTTACCAAGCGTCCTACCGACGAAGAACTTTTAGAACTGTACGCCCTTTACAAGCAAGCTACGATAGGGGATTGCGATACAC CGAAGCCCGGTATATTCGATTTGAAAGGAAAGGCAAAATGGGAAGCTTGGAAAAGCAAGAAAGGTAATTCGAAAGAAGCGGCTAAAGAGGCGTACATCAAGCATGTCGGCGAATTgatggaaaaatataaatga